The Phoenix dactylifera cultivar Barhee BC4 unplaced genomic scaffold, palm_55x_up_171113_PBpolish2nd_filt_p 000139F, whole genome shotgun sequence nucleotide sequence AGAATATGCAAGTACTTTATTTTGAGCCAGGCCTTGTATGAGGGAAAACTCCTCTCTAGTTATTTATGTTTGAATCTTGAATATGTGTAGACTTTTTACTATCTATAATGAAAGAAATTAGCAAGGGATATTTTATGCTTGCACTCTTTATTTTTGGAGTcactttatattttaaaatacttAAGCATCTGCCAAAATATAATAGAAGATTAGTGACAAGAGAAGATTAGTGCATCTTGCCAAATATAATAGCTAATTATAGAACCACCAACTTAGCAAATGTGAGCTGGATGTACTTTTCATGTGTACTTATCAACaccgaaatatttttttagaacacTTTTTAATGAACAAGAGCACATAAGTCTCCTTTTGATCCTTTTAAAAACAAATGGAATAGTGTGGGTGGTAACCTTAATTAAGAGACAAAAAATAATCCAATTATTGACTACTCATGTTCCAAGATTTTTATTGCCTTTTCGTATTACATCTGTCCCTTTGTTGCTTAGAGAAAACCAATCAAGTGATGAAGAACCGAACTTTGGGTAGCTGAAGGGATCGACAGCTAGGGTTCGGAGAATTGATTGGAGAGACCGTTGTTAGAAGAGAATGcaatattaaaaaaacataaaCTCTATtttgaagaaagaagaggaaaacaaAATCTAGATGCTAATTGGTAAAATATGCATTGTTTCAGACTATAAGTCAACTAATAATATCAAGGTATATTGAAAATtggaaaacacaaaaaaaaagaaaaaaaaaataagacatTAAATTTAATCTCACCCTCGACCTCCACTTATTCCATTTCTTAAAAACATAATTCAAGTCAACATATAGACATTCTTTTTcttgggaaaaaaaaacaaatatatatagaaTGAACAAAGTTCTTATTCTACTAGGTGTTCTTCTCTCCATGCTTATCTTGATCCACTTGCTCATCTCCCATCTTTAGCTTCTCTGTCCATTCATCTACCTGCTCTTCCAAATTGCCGGATCAAACATaagaattttaaaaagaaaatttgagagATGTTAGAGGTTCCTCATaagaaataatttcaatatattACATAAGTAAGAGATTGATCACCACCTTATCAACGAACTGATCTATCACTTCAACTTTCTTTAGAACTTCTTCAGATGCATTCTCCAAACCTTCTGCTGCCTTTCTCATCATTCCATCCTCCGGGAGCTCCTCGGCCACATGTGAAGCTATCTTCTCAGTTACCTCTGCCACGTTTTCAATGATCTCCACTGCATTATCCACCTTCGTCACCACATCTGTTAACAATAGCCCGGCAACCCAATAAATTCATACATACATTAAGGCAACAATTAAATTGAAAATAAAGGATGCAAAATTGAAATCAAGCCATTGAAATGACTGACATGTAAATAGGGGTATAAGTGAGCTAAGCTTGATCGAGCTTGGGCTCGGTCAAACTTggtttgaaattaatttcaagctTGAACTTCAAAATCAATCTTGATTTCTTTACCATTATTTCGAGCTCAATTGGAGCTTAATGTCAAGCCAAGTCAAAGACGAGTCTGAACAATCAGCTTAATAATCCTAACTTGGTCAGAAATCAAACCAAGCATGAATCAAGCTCAATTCAAGCTTAAATTAACAATTAATTGATTAAGGAACAGAAAGATATACTAATTAATTATTCAAAGGATAATTCATTATCCgtatatataaatatgtttgAGTCTTATAGAGCCAAGTTTGATCAAGCTGGGTGGATTTTTGGCTCagcttgaaattaattttaagCTTGCTTTGTTTAGCTTCAAATCGAGCATGATTCCAGCTTTTCTCAAACTGCGCTCAACCTGCACCGCTCATGCAACACCCCTACATATACTTTCAACAACTTTTGTGGCTCCGCTGTACAACCAATATCCACAAGAAGTGATCCAATGTTTTTGACAGGGTGAGATACAATTTCACTGAAAACTGATGAAAGCTTCAGAGGAGCATATGTAGCTTTTGAACATAATTCCTgataatttatattttcttttctcagATTACCATCAATTCTTTGTATTTTCTGCCAACTGGGGAGAGCTAGCCACATTACAGATCCCACAGTCCACTTTAGCCTGCAC carries:
- the LOC103717975 gene encoding uncharacterized protein LOC103717975, with translation MAMAPSSNSSGFSNLCTVVPCKSFCYVSKSSLLWIRRSSRRKQRVKLSMQSPGLTGGDPCKKADENRETSSQPPSQAPASSPPLPTAPSWLKWTVGSVMWLALPSWQKIQRIDDVVTKVDNAVEIIENVAEVTEKIASHVAEELPEDGMMRKAAEGLENASEEVLKKVEVIDQFVDKVDEWTEKLKMGDEQVDQDKHGEKNT